In Nocardia asteroides, a single genomic region encodes these proteins:
- a CDS encoding NtaA/DmoA family FMN-dependent monooxygenase (This protein belongs to a clade of FMN-dependent monooxygenases, within a broader family of flavin-dependent oxidoreductases, the luciferase-like monooxygenase (LMM) family, some of whose members use coenzyme F420 rather than FMN.) produces MQFSGGYGAEPGAWRLPGANLNSYTDMDQFVRYAQTAERGKVQLLFIADTPVLDMDLTHHAPRQAIEPLLLLTVLARETERIGLVTTASTTFTEPYNLARQFKALDVISHGRAGWNAVTTSTPAAAANFGSKIPPRAQKYERAHEVIQIVQALWGSWEKDALLLDVENKRYADMDKIRPINLRGRHVASRGPLPIPPSEQGQPVIFQAGGGEYGLEIAGRYASGVYANPYTIEDARAQRQALRDAAKRAGRDPDEVKMLAGFMPTIACSRAAALERRRFLDEVTDLGQRVRYLGTMIGLPLDPDQLDEPLTGQQLADAVPSPHDPRSARALEVVREGWSLRDVLAHGVIDYHPVIAGTATDVADHMQQWFEAGACDGFSIALDGFHDGFDAFVDQVVPILQERGLFHEDYEGPTLRENLGVPEQYGLDLRVSEQTRP; encoded by the coding sequence ATGCAGTTCAGCGGCGGTTACGGGGCAGAGCCCGGGGCCTGGCGGCTGCCGGGCGCGAACCTGAACAGTTACACCGACATGGACCAGTTCGTGCGCTACGCACAGACCGCCGAACGCGGCAAGGTCCAGCTGCTGTTCATCGCCGACACCCCGGTCCTGGACATGGACCTGACCCACCACGCCCCGCGCCAGGCGATCGAGCCACTGCTGCTGCTGACCGTCCTCGCGCGCGAGACCGAGCGGATCGGTCTGGTCACCACTGCCTCCACCACTTTCACCGAGCCCTACAACCTCGCCCGCCAGTTCAAGGCCTTGGACGTGATCAGTCACGGCCGGGCCGGCTGGAACGCGGTGACCACCTCCACCCCCGCCGCCGCGGCGAACTTCGGCAGCAAGATCCCGCCGCGCGCGCAGAAGTACGAGCGCGCCCACGAGGTCATCCAGATCGTGCAAGCGTTGTGGGGCAGCTGGGAAAAGGACGCCTTGCTGCTCGACGTCGAGAACAAGCGCTACGCCGACATGGACAAGATCCGACCGATCAACCTGCGGGGCCGCCACGTCGCCTCCCGCGGCCCACTGCCCATCCCCCCGTCGGAGCAGGGCCAGCCGGTCATCTTCCAGGCAGGCGGCGGCGAATACGGCCTCGAGATCGCGGGCCGTTACGCCAGCGGCGTCTACGCCAACCCATACACCATCGAGGACGCCCGGGCCCAGCGCCAGGCCCTGCGGGACGCCGCCAAGCGCGCCGGTCGCGACCCGGACGAGGTGAAGATGCTCGCCGGGTTCATGCCGACCATCGCCTGCTCCCGCGCGGCAGCCCTGGAGCGGCGCCGCTTCCTCGACGAGGTCACCGACCTCGGCCAGCGCGTGCGCTACCTCGGCACCATGATCGGCCTCCCGCTCGACCCCGACCAGCTCGACGAGCCCCTGACCGGGCAGCAACTGGCCGACGCCGTGCCCAGCCCGCACGACCCGCGCTCCGCCCGTGCCCTGGAAGTGGTCCGGGAAGGCTGGAGTCTGCGCGACGTGCTCGCCCACGGTGTGATCGACTACCACCCGGTGATCGCCGGCACCGCCACCGACGTGGCCGACCACATGCAGCAGTGGTTCGAGGCGGGGGCCTGCGACGGGTTCTCGATCGCCCTCGACGGCTTCCACGACGGCTTCGACGCCTTCGTAGACCAGGTCGTCCCGATCCTGCAAGAACGCGGGCTGTTCCACGAGGACTACGAAGGCCCCACCCTGCGCGAGAACCTCGGCGTCCCTGAGCAGTACGGCCTCGACCTACGCGTCTCCGAGCAGACCCGGCCGTGA
- a CDS encoding NAD(P)/FAD-dependent oxidoreductase: MIVVIGGGIAGVSTVAALRSGGYEGDLTLVEAGALPYDRPPLSKEFLLGTKAVADIALRPPEWYDDSKIRLFTGTRATALHPGTGRVELGDGTELPAEHVVLATGGAAARPPVPGLDGDRVHVLRTDDDAERLRTALRPGARVLVVGAGLIGAEVASTAVDLGCEVVLADPTDPPLAAALGTEVARWLHDRHAPRGIRTVTAAVGAIRRTGHEVEVEIPEPQRFDLVVLGIGMVPDTALAAHAGIEVERGIVVDPARRTSNPAVLAVGDPARVRRAGVLLPRTEHWDAARHDGAVAAATLLGTVPPAEPAPWFWTDRHGLHVEAIGGMTGAERTVLRGSYDSSAFAVFALVDGRVAGAVAVNDSTAVRAARRLIERGTAVDPDRLADPRTELRALLRG, encoded by the coding sequence GTGATCGTGGTCATCGGCGGCGGCATCGCCGGGGTGAGCACGGTGGCCGCGCTGCGCTCCGGCGGTTATGAGGGCGACCTCACGTTGGTCGAGGCAGGCGCGCTGCCCTACGATCGGCCGCCGCTGTCCAAGGAGTTCCTGCTCGGTACGAAGGCCGTCGCCGATATCGCGCTGCGGCCACCGGAGTGGTACGACGACAGCAAGATCCGGCTGTTCACCGGCACCCGCGCCACCGCGCTGCACCCGGGCACCGGCCGGGTCGAACTCGGCGACGGCACCGAACTGCCTGCTGAGCACGTCGTGCTCGCCACCGGCGGCGCAGCAGCCCGGCCTCCCGTCCCCGGGCTGGACGGCGACCGGGTGCACGTACTGCGCACCGACGACGACGCCGAACGCCTGCGCACGGCGCTGCGCCCCGGCGCACGGGTACTGGTGGTGGGCGCCGGGCTGATCGGTGCCGAGGTCGCCTCCACCGCCGTCGATCTGGGGTGCGAGGTGGTCCTGGCCGATCCGACCGATCCGCCGCTGGCAGCCGCGCTCGGCACCGAGGTCGCCCGCTGGCTGCACGACCGGCACGCCCCGCGCGGGATCCGCACGGTGACCGCCGCCGTCGGCGCGATCCGCCGGACCGGCCACGAGGTCGAGGTGGAGATACCGGAACCGCAGCGCTTCGATCTGGTCGTGCTCGGCATCGGCATGGTGCCCGATACCGCGCTCGCCGCGCACGCAGGCATCGAGGTCGAGCGCGGTATCGTGGTCGATCCGGCACGGCGCACCTCGAACCCGGCGGTGCTCGCGGTCGGCGATCCGGCCCGGGTGCGGCGCGCCGGTGTCCTGCTGCCGCGGACCGAGCACTGGGACGCCGCCCGTCACGACGGCGCGGTCGCCGCAGCCACCCTGCTCGGCACCGTGCCCCCGGCCGAGCCCGCGCCCTGGTTCTGGACCGACCGGCACGGGCTGCACGTGGAGGCGATCGGCGGCATGACCGGCGCGGAGCGCACTGTGCTGCGCGGCAGCTACGACAGCTCCGCGTTCGCGGTATTCGCCCTGGTGGACGGCCGGGTCGCGGGGGCCGTCGCAGTCAACGACTCCACCGCAGTGCGTGCCGCCCGACGGTTGATCGAGCGCGGCACCGCCGTGGACCCGGATCGGCTCGCCGACCCGCGCACCGAGCTACGCGCCCTGCTGCGGGGCTGA
- a CDS encoding TetR/AcrR family transcriptional regulator, with protein MSASEQRVRKPRVDVQRNRAALLETAQRHFLRHGVGTSLEAVAKETGVGPGTLYRHFPTREALLAAVLQTRSEELVARRGDIEQLGDAGEALEQWLRAMEDYFSTFSGLPDPLMAAAQAQEPDNPLTIPCEIFIAATDKYVEAAQLTGQVRSSVRGYDLFLAACSIAWIKGNGADDQSLARLRTLLASGYRQRDQNA; from the coding sequence ATGAGTGCCAGTGAACAGCGGGTGCGAAAGCCCCGAGTGGACGTCCAGCGCAACCGCGCTGCCCTTCTGGAGACCGCGCAGCGTCACTTCCTGCGACATGGAGTCGGCACCTCGCTCGAGGCGGTCGCCAAGGAGACGGGCGTCGGGCCCGGCACCCTGTACCGACACTTCCCCACCCGAGAGGCGCTGCTGGCTGCCGTGCTACAGACACGCTCCGAGGAGCTGGTGGCCCGCCGGGGGGACATCGAGCAATTGGGCGATGCCGGCGAGGCGTTGGAGCAGTGGCTGCGGGCGATGGAGGACTACTTCAGCACCTTCAGCGGGCTCCCGGACCCGCTCATGGCCGCGGCCCAGGCGCAGGAGCCGGATAACCCGCTCACGATTCCTTGCGAGATCTTCATCGCCGCGACCGACAAGTATGTGGAAGCCGCGCAGCTCACGGGGCAGGTGCGTTCGTCGGTGCGGGGGTACGACCTGTTCCTCGCGGCCTGTTCCATTGCCTGGATCAAGGGCAACGGCGCCGACGACCAGTCGCTCGCCCGGCTCCGCACGCTGCTCGCCAGCGGCTACCGCCAGCGGGACCAGAATGCGTGA
- a CDS encoding SDR family NAD(P)-dependent oxidoreductase produces MTGWLQGYSALVTGGGTGIGRAVAERYVAEGARVTIVGRDLEQLRAVVADSADPARWHAVAADVRDPEQLHAAVAETVDRFGALDTLVANAGIWDYKRSLTRLSATQLADTFDEIFAVNVKGYLLAVEAAWRELVRSRGSVVMTLSNASFYVDGGGPIYTASKHACLGLMRQLAYELAPRVRVNGVACGGMNTDLRGPESLALQDRSLGASFTERAPDAPAPPIPLHDSSTDPAAFTGAYVLLAAGEQSGPITGQALSVDGGIGVRGFGTAAGGDHLAATLEDRAQEATR; encoded by the coding sequence ATGACCGGCTGGTTGCAGGGCTACTCCGCGCTCGTCACCGGCGGCGGCACCGGCATCGGCCGCGCGGTCGCCGAACGCTACGTCGCCGAGGGCGCGCGGGTCACCATCGTCGGGCGCGATCTCGAACAGCTGCGCGCCGTCGTCGCCGACTCCGCCGACCCCGCGCGCTGGCACGCCGTCGCCGCCGACGTCCGCGACCCCGAGCAACTGCACGCCGCCGTCGCCGAAACCGTCGACCGCTTCGGCGCTCTCGACACCCTGGTCGCCAATGCCGGGATCTGGGACTACAAGCGCTCGCTCACCCGGCTGTCGGCCACCCAGCTCGCCGATACCTTCGACGAGATCTTCGCGGTCAACGTCAAGGGCTACCTGCTCGCAGTCGAGGCCGCCTGGCGGGAGCTGGTCCGCAGCCGCGGCAGCGTGGTCATGACGCTGTCCAACGCCTCCTTCTACGTCGACGGCGGCGGCCCCATCTACACCGCCTCCAAACATGCCTGCCTCGGGCTCATGCGCCAGCTCGCCTACGAACTCGCACCCCGGGTCCGGGTCAACGGCGTGGCCTGCGGCGGCATGAACACAGACCTGCGCGGCCCGGAATCGCTGGCACTGCAGGACCGCTCACTGGGTGCCTCGTTCACCGAGCGGGCTCCCGACGCACCCGCACCGCCGATCCCGCTGCACGACTCCAGCACCGACCCGGCCGCGTTCACCGGCGCCTACGTGCTGCTGGCCGCGGGTGAGCAGAGCGGCCCGATCACCGGCCAGGCACTCTCCGTCGACGGCGGCATCGGGGTGCGCGGCTTCGGCACCGCCGCCGGCGGCGACCATCTGGCCGCCACTCTCGAGGACCGGGCCCAGGAGGCCACCCGATGA
- a CDS encoding non-heme iron oxygenase ferredoxin subunit — MSASGIRVAALDDIPIGEGIAVDKALTGTADNIALLRDDDGSVYALDDTCTHEVASLAEGWVEDGYVECPLHSSKFCLESGEVDSMPATEGVCPHRVEVRDGEVFLFPGSAP, encoded by the coding sequence ATGAGTGCGAGCGGTATCCGGGTCGCAGCGCTGGACGACATCCCGATCGGCGAGGGTATCGCCGTCGACAAGGCCCTCACCGGCACCGCCGATAACATCGCGCTGCTGCGCGACGACGACGGCAGCGTCTACGCCCTCGACGACACCTGCACCCACGAGGTCGCCTCGCTGGCCGAGGGCTGGGTGGAGGACGGCTACGTGGAGTGCCCGTTGCACTCCAGCAAGTTCTGCCTCGAGAGCGGCGAGGTGGATTCCATGCCCGCCACCGAGGGCGTCTGCCCGCACCGGGTCGAGGTCCGCGACGGCGAGGTCTTCCTGTTCCCGGGATCGGCGCCGTGA
- a CDS encoding nitroreductase family protein yields the protein MPALGDGVRTAGDIGMYAQNFLLSLASRGFAGIPQTMLGLYAGAVRAVLDVPEDLELLFGISFGTADPAAPVNAFGRTRIPLQESVVLHSTPGVLDGQ from the coding sequence ATGCCCGCTTTGGGCGACGGGGTGCGGACGGCCGGTGATATCGGCATGTACGCGCAGAACTTCCTGCTCTCGCTGGCGTCGAGGGGGTTCGCCGGCATTCCGCAGACCATGCTCGGGCTCTATGCCGGCGCTGTCCGCGCGGTCTTGGATGTTCCCGAGGATCTCGAGCTGCTGTTCGGCATCTCCTTCGGTACGGCTGACCCGGCGGCACCGGTGAACGCGTTCGGCAGGACACGCATCCCGCTCCAGGAGAGCGTGGTCCTGCACAGCACTCCCGGTGTCCTCGACGGTCAGTAG
- a CDS encoding long-chain-fatty-acid--CoA ligase, whose amino-acid sequence MTTATIVPVDVNPAAAIRRIASYQPTTPAIGYPGIELDYATLDDRAARLAAVLAGRGIRAGDRVAYAGLNSPAFLLTLFATVRLGAVFVPVNFRLAGPELQGVLAGSGAVALVAEEGHRAVVDSVREHTALRELLLVDDDAEIPAPPEPDAPWEPWSRLLQQAQPDDDVVARGFDDPAVLMFTSGTTGAPKGVTLTHGNIWWNGVNVDTRLHTRRDDVTYGVAPLFHIGGLNALLLRTLTRGGTAVLRRSFDPPRFLADLVEQRVNSFFAVPAMLAALARVPGIWEADLSALHSVVVAAAPVPPSLIEQYAAHGILLQQAWGLTETAPFATHLPAEYTMRKLGSAGIAMPHTEVGVVDPATNTAVAPGEPGEIVVRGPNVTPGYWNNPAATAAAFDAEGWFHSGDIGYLDADGFLYIVDRLKDMIISGGENIYPAEVENALADLPGVIDVAVVGADDPQWGETVVAVLCIAEGSEVGLEAVREHAARRLARYKLPRRVQFVDALPRNASGKLDKRAVRALLRP is encoded by the coding sequence ATGACGACCGCGACAATCGTGCCCGTCGACGTCAACCCCGCCGCGGCGATCCGCCGGATCGCGTCCTACCAGCCCACGACCCCCGCGATCGGCTACCCCGGGATCGAACTCGACTACGCCACTCTCGACGATCGCGCCGCCCGGCTCGCCGCAGTATTGGCCGGGCGCGGCATCCGCGCCGGGGACCGGGTCGCCTACGCCGGGTTGAACAGTCCGGCCTTCCTGCTCACCCTGTTCGCCACGGTCCGGCTCGGCGCGGTCTTCGTCCCGGTGAACTTCCGCCTCGCCGGGCCGGAGTTGCAGGGAGTACTCGCGGGCAGCGGCGCGGTCGCGCTGGTCGCCGAGGAAGGTCACCGCGCCGTGGTGGACAGCGTGCGGGAGCACACCGCGCTGCGCGAACTGCTGCTGGTGGACGACGACGCCGAGATCCCGGCGCCACCGGAGCCGGACGCGCCCTGGGAGCCCTGGAGCCGCCTGCTCCAGCAGGCGCAGCCGGACGACGATGTCGTGGCACGCGGTTTCGACGACCCGGCGGTGCTCATGTTCACCTCCGGCACCACGGGGGCACCCAAAGGCGTCACGCTGACCCACGGCAACATCTGGTGGAACGGGGTCAACGTCGACACCCGGCTGCACACCCGCCGCGACGACGTCACCTACGGGGTGGCACCGCTGTTCCACATCGGCGGGCTCAACGCGCTGCTGCTGCGCACCCTGACCCGTGGCGGCACCGCCGTGCTGCGCCGCAGCTTCGACCCGCCACGCTTCCTCGCCGACCTCGTCGAGCAGCGGGTGAATTCGTTCTTCGCCGTACCCGCGATGCTCGCCGCGCTGGCAAGGGTGCCGGGGATCTGGGAGGCCGATCTCTCGGCCCTGCACAGCGTGGTGGTGGCCGCCGCGCCGGTGCCACCCTCACTGATCGAGCAGTACGCCGCCCACGGCATCCTGCTGCAGCAGGCGTGGGGGCTCACCGAAACCGCGCCGTTCGCCACCCATCTGCCCGCCGAATACACCATGCGCAAGCTCGGCTCCGCCGGCATCGCGATGCCGCACACCGAGGTCGGCGTCGTCGATCCGGCCACCAATACCGCGGTAGCGCCCGGAGAGCCCGGCGAGATCGTGGTACGCGGGCCCAATGTGACCCCGGGCTACTGGAACAACCCGGCTGCCACCGCGGCGGCATTCGACGCCGAAGGCTGGTTTCATTCCGGCGATATCGGCTACCTCGACGCCGACGGCTTCCTCTACATCGTCGACCGGCTCAAGGACATGATCATCAGCGGTGGGGAGAACATCTACCCCGCCGAGGTGGAGAACGCCCTGGCCGACCTGCCCGGTGTCATCGATGTCGCGGTGGTCGGGGCCGACGATCCGCAGTGGGGCGAAACCGTAGTCGCTGTGCTCTGCATCGCCGAGGGCAGCGAGGTCGGGCTGGAAGCGGTACGCGAGCACGCCGCGCGCCGCCTGGCCCGCTACAAACTGCCGCGCCGGGTCCAGTTCGTGGACGCGTTGCCGCGCAACGCCTCCGGAAAGCTCGACAAGCGCGCGGTGCGCGCGTTGCTGCGACCGTGA
- a CDS encoding 3-phenylpropionate/cinnamic acid dioxygenase subunit beta, which translates to MMVTPTAPPASAGADRDTHFEVEQFYYTEAALLDDNRFSDWLDLLADDLEYWMPVRTNRLRRQQALSIAARGEAAYYDETKESLTWRIRRFDSGMAWAEDPPSRTRHLVTNVRVGPVDPGEHPGFGPGDLVATSAFLVYRNRLEREQNIFAGQRSDVLRRTDGALRVARRTILLDQNILQSKNISTFF; encoded by the coding sequence ATGATGGTCACCCCCACCGCCCCGCCGGCGTCCGCGGGCGCCGATCGCGACACCCACTTCGAGGTGGAGCAGTTCTACTACACCGAGGCCGCACTGCTCGACGACAACCGCTTCTCCGACTGGCTCGACCTGCTCGCCGACGACCTGGAGTACTGGATGCCGGTACGCACCAACCGGTTACGCCGTCAGCAGGCGCTCTCCATCGCCGCGCGCGGCGAGGCCGCCTACTACGACGAGACGAAAGAAAGCCTGACGTGGCGCATCCGGCGCTTCGACTCCGGCATGGCCTGGGCAGAGGACCCGCCCTCGCGCACGAGGCACTTGGTCACCAATGTTCGCGTGGGGCCGGTGGATCCGGGCGAGCACCCCGGCTTCGGCCCCGGTGACCTGGTGGCCACCTCGGCCTTCCTGGTCTACCGCAACCGGCTCGAACGCGAGCAGAACATCTTCGCCGGGCAGCGCTCCGACGTGCTGCGCCGCACCGACGGCGCGCTGCGCGTGGCTCGGCGCACCATCCTGCTCGACCAGAACATCCTGCAATCCAAGAACATCTCGACGTTCTTCTGA
- a CDS encoding alpha/beta fold hydrolase encodes MDVSTVQHTVTTTLGEIAIAEAGSGPALVMLHGGGPGASGVSNYHQNLPALTEHFRVLLPDQPGFGVSYRPSEDDLKSRSITQITVDALYQALDALGVEQFHLLGNSLGGAAAIAMAQARPERVRRLVLMAPGGGWLPFGPTPTEGQKEMFRYYNGGGPTERKMANFVRTMVFDHKQFGPEVIRSRYEASLDASHIEFYRCYNAAFAQRHGMDPLWRELHRITAPTLLLWGRDDRTITLDGAQIMLRNIRDVQLHVFGNCGHWVQLERAREFERLVTDFLGASA; translated from the coding sequence ATCGACGTCAGCACCGTCCAGCACACCGTGACCACCACGCTCGGCGAGATCGCGATCGCCGAGGCGGGCAGCGGCCCTGCCCTGGTCATGTTGCACGGCGGCGGCCCCGGCGCATCCGGGGTGAGCAACTATCACCAGAACCTGCCTGCCCTGACCGAGCACTTCCGGGTGCTGCTGCCCGACCAGCCCGGCTTCGGCGTCAGCTACCGCCCCTCCGAGGACGACCTGAAATCCCGCTCGATCACCCAGATCACCGTCGACGCGCTCTACCAGGCCCTCGACGCGCTCGGCGTGGAGCAGTTCCACCTGCTCGGCAACAGCCTCGGCGGCGCCGCCGCCATCGCCATGGCCCAGGCCCGGCCCGAACGGGTGCGCAGGCTGGTACTCATGGCACCGGGCGGGGGCTGGCTGCCGTTCGGCCCCACGCCCACCGAGGGGCAGAAGGAGATGTTCCGCTACTACAACGGCGGCGGCCCCACCGAACGCAAGATGGCGAACTTCGTACGCACCATGGTCTTCGACCACAAACAGTTCGGCCCCGAGGTGATCCGCAGCCGCTACGAGGCATCCCTCGACGCGAGCCACATCGAGTTCTACCGCTGCTACAACGCCGCCTTCGCCCAGCGCCACGGCATGGACCCGCTCTGGCGCGAACTACACCGCATCACCGCCCCCACCCTGCTGCTGTGGGGCCGCGACGACCGCACCATCACCCTCGACGGCGCCCAGATCATGCTGCGCAACATCCGCGACGTGCAACTGCACGTGTTCGGAAACTGCGGGCACTGGGTGCAGCTGGAGCGGGCCCGCGAATTCGAGCGCCTGGTCACCGACTTCCTGGGAGCGTCCGCATGA
- a CDS encoding SMP-30/gluconolactonase/LRE family protein: MREPLDARLAQVGAASARYRDFQGDSMRHSPRVLPADARRLVAQGGLGYLEGARWHRGALWFSDMTRCKISRLFPGEPPEDVADVPGRPSGLGFGPDGAPMVVSIDDGRLLRVGSSGLEELADLAPVAFHPNDMAVDREGRAYIGPQGYVFGTDPIGVGLIIRHPDGRIETGGEDLIFPNGIAISGDGRTLVVAESFRAPRTRLTAFTVTDDGALTDQRVFAEFGSPDVEAIDGIGIDSAGAVWAAFPWIGEFRRVLDGGEVTDVIRIDPDTATYPDGGTFAVDAVLGGPEMKTLYLLISDTSPERLGNGMDATGRIEAIEVEVAGIRD, encoded by the coding sequence ATGCGTGAACCGTTGGACGCCCGCCTCGCTCAGGTCGGAGCCGCCAGCGCCCGATACCGCGATTTTCAAGGAGATTCAATGAGACATTCACCAAGAGTGCTGCCCGCAGACGCTCGTCGCCTTGTGGCGCAGGGAGGTCTCGGCTACCTCGAGGGAGCCCGGTGGCACCGTGGGGCGCTGTGGTTCTCGGACATGACCCGGTGCAAGATCAGTCGCCTTTTCCCCGGCGAACCGCCCGAGGATGTCGCCGATGTGCCCGGGCGCCCATCGGGTCTCGGTTTCGGCCCGGATGGGGCACCGATGGTCGTTTCCATCGATGACGGCCGGCTGCTGCGGGTGGGAAGTAGCGGACTGGAAGAACTCGCCGATCTCGCGCCGGTCGCGTTCCATCCCAACGATATGGCCGTGGACCGAGAGGGCCGGGCGTATATCGGTCCGCAGGGCTACGTTTTCGGAACCGATCCCATAGGTGTGGGTTTGATCATCCGCCATCCCGATGGCCGAATCGAAACCGGCGGTGAGGATCTCATATTCCCCAACGGCATCGCTATCTCAGGCGACGGGCGCACCCTGGTCGTCGCGGAATCGTTCCGGGCGCCACGGACCAGGCTCACCGCGTTCACCGTGACCGACGACGGCGCGCTGACAGACCAGCGCGTGTTCGCTGAATTCGGGTCACCGGATGTAGAGGCGATCGATGGCATCGGCATCGACAGTGCGGGTGCGGTGTGGGCGGCCTTCCCGTGGATCGGTGAATTTCGCCGCGTCCTCGATGGCGGCGAGGTCACCGACGTCATCCGGATCGACCCGGACACCGCGACATATCCCGACGGCGGCACTTTCGCGGTGGATGCGGTACTCGGCGGACCGGAGATGAAGACCCTCTACCTGCTCATCTCCGATACCAGCCCCGAGCGCCTCGGCAATGGCATGGATGCCACGGGCCGGATCGAAGCCATCGAGGTCGAGGTGGCGGGAATCCGAGACTGA